One genomic region from Candidatus Zixiibacteriota bacterium encodes:
- a CDS encoding cupin domain-containing protein, translating into MPVVKYRDMKLGEVKAEGVKDATKANVIGSPEGWPDHTLRVFRLKPGGFTPHHQHDWEHINHIIKGRGRLRIGDKVYELDAKDFAFVPPNTMHQFENPYDEEFEFICIVPNKGAY; encoded by the coding sequence ATGCCAGTTGTCAAATACCGCGATATGAAACTCGGCGAGGTCAAAGCCGAGGGCGTGAAAGACGCCACCAAGGCCAATGTCATCGGTTCGCCGGAAGGCTGGCCTGATCATACGCTGCGCGTGTTTCGCCTCAAACCGGGCGGGTTCACACCGCACCACCAGCACGACTGGGAACATATCAATCATATCATTAAAGGGCGCGGACGACTCCGTATCGGCGACAAGGTATACGAATTGGACGCAAAAGATTTCGCATTTGTGCCGCCGAACACGATGCACCAGTTCGAGAATCCGTACGACGAGGAGTTCGAGTTTATCTGCATTGTCCCGAATAAAGGGGCGTATTGA
- a CDS encoding plastocyanin/azurin family copper-binding protein → MRPALRFALSSMTLLTLTVPGYATIHDINMSGFSFSPIGTVVNYGDTVRWHVVSGIHTSTSDVGSPKSWNSGSMATVGQTFDVAFVLADGPGPFPYHCTPHVSFGMVDTIKVSTGPCCTGITGNVDGDSGDIVDISDLSAMVDFLFFGGSISACFEENDVDISASVDISDLQALIDFLFFSAALPNCP, encoded by the coding sequence ATGCGCCCTGCTCTTCGTTTCGCTCTGAGCAGCATGACCCTGCTGACTCTTACGGTGCCGGGGTATGCCACGATCCATGACATTAACATGTCCGGGTTCTCGTTTTCGCCGATCGGAACGGTCGTCAATTACGGCGATACCGTCCGGTGGCATGTGGTGTCCGGGATTCACACCTCTACATCTGATGTCGGTTCCCCAAAGAGCTGGAACTCCGGCTCGATGGCTACCGTTGGCCAGACCTTCGATGTGGCGTTCGTGCTGGCCGATGGGCCGGGCCCGTTTCCGTATCACTGTACGCCGCACGTGAGTTTTGGCATGGTCGACACGATCAAAGTTAGCACCGGTCCGTGCTGTACCGGCATCACCGGTAACGTCGATGGTGACAGCGGCGATATTGTCGATATCTCCGATTTGTCGGCGATGGTTGATTTTCTATTCTTCGGCGGATCGATATCGGCCTGTTTCGAGGAGAACGATGTCGACATTTCTGCCAGTGTCGATATCTCCGATCTCCAGGCACTGATCGATTTTCTGTTTTTCAGCGCCGCCCTGCCGAACTGCCCATAA
- a CDS encoding AI-2E family transporter, translating to MKREHLVISLFFLIAAATFYLFYRLIAPFFVPLAWAAVFAILFYPPYEKLLIRVKRPGIAALIIDLVILVLIIGPVTYLFLALVDQASNAVIRVNQLYASGDLQRLLHVNIPWLSDLLEKLSAYVDLSRLDVNELAKNSVDKIGGLIVGQTTWLITNATKAVLYFLMMLFATYYFLKDGPVLVERLRRLMPLSAEQTDTAFVHLRDVIYATMYSGLLVALLQGLLGGLLFWIVGIPSALFWGAIMAFLSILPFIGAFIVYIPAGLILILGGSWIKGLIVLIFGTIVVSQVDNLLRPYLVAGRTAMHPMMLFFSMAGGVAIFGLVGLIIGPLVAALFVTLLDIVALRLQADSE from the coding sequence ATGAAACGCGAACATCTGGTCATCTCGCTCTTTTTTCTAATCGCTGCCGCCACGTTCTATTTGTTCTACCGATTGATCGCGCCGTTTTTCGTGCCGCTCGCCTGGGCGGCGGTGTTCGCGATTCTGTTTTACCCGCCGTATGAGAAACTGCTCATTCGGGTGAAACGTCCCGGCATCGCAGCGCTCATTATCGACCTTGTGATCCTGGTGCTGATAATCGGTCCCGTGACGTATCTGTTCCTGGCGCTGGTCGACCAGGCCTCGAACGCGGTCATCCGTGTCAACCAACTCTATGCCAGCGGAGACCTCCAAAGACTGTTGCACGTCAATATTCCATGGTTATCCGACCTGCTTGAGAAACTGTCCGCGTATGTTGACCTGTCCCGGCTCGATGTGAACGAATTGGCCAAGAACTCGGTTGACAAGATCGGGGGACTAATCGTAGGGCAGACGACCTGGCTGATAACGAACGCGACGAAAGCGGTGCTGTATTTTCTGATGATGCTGTTCGCGACCTATTATTTCCTCAAGGACGGTCCGGTTCTGGTGGAACGGCTGCGCCGTCTCATGCCGCTGTCGGCCGAGCAGACGGATACGGCGTTCGTACATCTCCGCGATGTCATCTACGCCACCATGTACAGCGGGCTGCTGGTCGCCCTGTTGCAGGGACTTCTGGGTGGTCTGCTGTTTTGGATCGTGGGGATCCCCTCGGCCCTGTTCTGGGGCGCGATCATGGCGTTTCTGTCGATCCTGCCGTTTATCGGTGCGTTCATTGTCTATATTCCGGCCGGGCTGATCCTGATCCTGGGTGGTTCCTGGATCAAGGGATTGATCGTGCTCATATTTGGGACAATCGTTGTCAGTCAGGTGGACAACCTGCTGCGTCCGTATCTGGTGGCCGGGCGAACGGCGATGCACCCGATGATGCTGTTTTTCTCGATGGCCGGCGGGGTGGCGATTTTCGGGCTGGTTGGCCTGATCATCGGTCCCCTGGTGGCGGCGCTGTTTGTCACCCTGCTGGATATCGTGGCGCTTCGCCTGCAAGCGGATTCGGAGTAG
- a CDS encoding T9SS type A sorting domain-containing protein: MKLFSTVVTVLVAAAAIVLAAPPEKPSKSMPTVAANFDNQHYVDAGNILMFVTNYGELGRDVTDIFGYDFGTFYPYAGVDAIHNGTLTSSPLWSCGLWLGGVDSATGQTRIALSEYSSEYVPGPMAGGTFQPDQPGFRVYKLYRDSLAGNPNQDYLEIPLGQGVPVDSLGHLLMLGDQMLWAVYNDADPNQHWNNAGATQPLGIEVRQTVWASESSGSDFAYLPNKYSATAIGPSSIVATAYVVDPVQITGDEYLVEVSDDPVLGPVWSLVNLTDNIVLLSHQTDFDGGDDGPVVEGFRLSVRETMVAFSNFEAVANAAGPLVPSEGAAAQFAGFPSASPTDRQQVGDGEWLIHTGDDGGTSGGGTRGDYNSFVSRTTRSGALTEYLKGRNLEIRFTGSNDYPGVGGSYAYDGIEWTGAYYWVPFELWDIGSGTPDDPSNDYQLVPWLWDWDQNGIFNLSNWGTTTYGGGGYEHSVSAGDNDPYTDWIYFQDPSDHTPGRAGYLAAEADMRNGTYSGERETEILARIVFVNWNGGDAPPFTQDMPETGTIFRITTKKGYAVPDSLTFTATRPQAIATRAGGEGNAVYIRYDLVNEGNRTIRDMYICLWSDPDLGGASDDLVGCDTLNNLWFCYNATNMDMQYGHSVPAVGLRSLVGPVVPSHGDTAQFFGHTLFGYRNLPMSAFNKYINGTDPNSYAETYNYMRGLNSDGTPLPNGTRFMHPGDPVAGTGDLDVNPSDRRMMASYGPFTFRPGDSQQVIFKMAVGQGTDRLSSITELKRLLLSTRQLEVDPPNLEFTYTLGGSTPPPQAFTVNALGGASIGYHASESIGWLTLSNAISSTPGTVTAVVNPAGLQADTYTADVTVESDDALTLPEHVTVTLKVLQPSDVVHPTDQWVNLYCSFTTLDGIPLQMGGTIDVLDPTGVLCGRGLVDINGAYGFLPVYRDDTLSHDIDEGAVPGDTLRFRIGWQAVYPERPIVWTSNGDRIEVCQFFTSRETCLPLHTGWNLISWNIDTPDDDVASVAASVMENATVILSFEQGGLTYDPTLPQFSTLRSADHLHGYWFLMRGPDTLCLDGPQVPDYTGIPLEAGWNIAPYFPGFPMSVEIADATIADRLLVAYSFDNGIQIWQPGSAFNTLTEMHRYRGYWLKMASPGIWYQVRSDCTMVISPITTASKTHEDELVTSPTWVNLYAQTLVVDGARVPEGTGVVARSKTSEKVGMGSVGENSSFGFMPVYGNVESASGGIGVGEPFFLEIDGALTNEPMVWSGNGNRLEVPALTSRKSNLPHRFWLGQNYPNPFNPTTTIRFSLATAAHYTLTIYNLAGQKVAQFDGDGDPGEQTVRWDASGCASGIYLYRLNAGEFTASRKMLLVK, encoded by the coding sequence ATGAAACTGTTCTCCACCGTAGTCACAGTCTTGGTGGCGGCTGCTGCGATAGTACTTGCCGCGCCGCCTGAGAAACCGTCCAAGAGCATGCCGACCGTGGCGGCTAATTTCGATAACCAGCATTATGTCGATGCCGGCAACATACTGATGTTCGTCACTAACTACGGCGAACTTGGGCGGGATGTTACCGACATTTTCGGATACGATTTCGGCACGTTTTATCCGTATGCGGGAGTCGATGCCATTCACAATGGCACGTTGACCTCAAGCCCGCTTTGGTCATGCGGCCTGTGGCTCGGGGGTGTTGATTCGGCTACGGGGCAGACACGAATTGCCTTGTCTGAGTACAGTTCGGAATATGTTCCGGGACCAATGGCCGGTGGAACATTTCAGCCGGACCAGCCGGGTTTCAGAGTTTACAAGTTGTATCGCGACAGTCTTGCCGGAAACCCCAATCAGGACTATCTGGAAATACCGCTCGGCCAGGGGGTGCCAGTCGACAGTCTTGGCCATCTTCTCATGTTAGGGGACCAGATGCTCTGGGCGGTGTACAATGACGCCGACCCGAATCAGCATTGGAATAACGCTGGTGCCACCCAGCCGCTGGGAATAGAGGTCCGCCAGACGGTGTGGGCTTCGGAGTCATCCGGCAGTGATTTCGCTTATCTGCCCAACAAATACAGCGCCACTGCTATCGGCCCGTCGTCAATAGTGGCTACCGCGTATGTGGTCGATCCGGTGCAAATCACCGGCGACGAGTACCTGGTCGAGGTAAGTGATGATCCGGTCCTGGGACCGGTATGGAGTCTGGTCAACCTGACCGACAACATCGTGCTTCTCTCTCACCAGACCGATTTCGACGGTGGTGATGACGGACCGGTGGTTGAAGGGTTTCGGCTTTCCGTACGTGAGACGATGGTGGCATTCTCGAATTTCGAGGCAGTCGCCAATGCAGCTGGGCCACTGGTTCCATCCGAAGGAGCCGCAGCCCAATTTGCCGGGTTCCCGTCCGCCAGTCCTACTGACCGTCAGCAGGTGGGCGACGGCGAATGGCTGATTCATACGGGGGATGACGGGGGAACATCGGGAGGCGGCACTCGGGGTGATTATAACTCCTTTGTCAGTCGCACCACGCGGTCGGGCGCCCTGACCGAGTATCTGAAAGGACGCAATCTCGAAATCCGCTTCACCGGATCCAATGATTACCCAGGCGTTGGCGGAAGCTATGCCTACGACGGCATAGAGTGGACCGGCGCGTACTATTGGGTACCCTTCGAGCTCTGGGACATCGGTTCCGGCACGCCCGATGACCCGTCGAATGACTATCAGTTAGTTCCCTGGCTCTGGGACTGGGACCAGAACGGTATATTCAATCTATCCAACTGGGGTACGACAACGTACGGCGGTGGTGGGTACGAACATTCGGTTTCCGCCGGCGACAATGATCCTTACACCGACTGGATTTACTTCCAGGATCCCAGTGATCATACGCCGGGTCGCGCCGGCTACCTGGCTGCAGAAGCGGATATGCGCAACGGAACCTATTCCGGCGAACGCGAGACCGAGATTCTGGCCCGAATTGTCTTCGTGAACTGGAATGGCGGAGATGCGCCGCCGTTCACTCAGGATATGCCTGAGACCGGAACAATCTTCCGTATCACCACAAAGAAAGGATACGCAGTTCCGGACAGTCTGACCTTCACAGCCACCCGCCCGCAGGCCATCGCCACGAGGGCAGGAGGCGAAGGTAACGCCGTATACATCCGGTACGATCTCGTCAATGAAGGGAACCGCACAATCAGGGACATGTACATCTGCCTCTGGTCCGACCCAGATCTTGGCGGTGCATCCGATGACCTGGTTGGCTGTGACACGCTGAACAACCTCTGGTTCTGCTACAACGCCACAAATATGGACATGCAGTACGGTCATAGCGTACCGGCAGTCGGGTTACGGTCGCTGGTGGGACCAGTGGTGCCTTCGCACGGTGATACCGCGCAGTTCTTCGGGCATACTCTGTTTGGTTACCGCAATCTACCGATGAGCGCTTTCAATAAGTACATCAACGGTACCGACCCAAACAGCTACGCGGAGACTTACAATTATATGCGAGGTCTCAATTCCGACGGCACTCCTTTGCCCAATGGAACGCGTTTTATGCACCCGGGAGATCCGGTGGCCGGAACCGGTGACCTTGATGTGAACCCCTCAGATCGGCGGATGATGGCCAGTTATGGGCCATTCACGTTCCGACCCGGCGACAGCCAGCAGGTGATCTTCAAAATGGCGGTAGGACAGGGAACTGATCGATTGTCATCAATCACAGAATTGAAGCGCCTTCTGCTCAGCACCCGGCAGCTCGAAGTCGATCCGCCGAATCTCGAATTCACGTATACGTTGGGCGGTTCGACACCCCCGCCGCAGGCTTTCACCGTCAACGCTCTCGGCGGGGCCTCGATCGGCTATCATGCATCTGAATCTATCGGCTGGCTGACGCTGTCCAACGCGATCAGCAGCACTCCGGGGACCGTGACGGCGGTTGTGAATCCCGCCGGTTTGCAGGCGGACACGTATACGGCCGATGTTACAGTTGAGTCCGACGATGCCCTCACACTTCCAGAGCATGTTACCGTGACACTCAAAGTGTTACAGCCGAGCGACGTGGTCCACCCCACCGATCAGTGGGTCAATCTGTATTGCTCATTCACCACGCTGGACGGCATTCCGCTGCAAATGGGGGGTACTATCGATGTGCTCGACCCGACCGGCGTGCTTTGCGGAAGGGGACTGGTTGACATCAACGGCGCTTACGGCTTCCTGCCGGTCTATCGCGATGACACGCTCTCGCACGATATTGACGAAGGAGCTGTGCCGGGGGACACTCTCCGATTCCGTATCGGTTGGCAAGCAGTTTACCCCGAACGGCCGATCGTGTGGACGAGCAACGGCGACCGGATCGAAGTGTGCCAGTTCTTCACCTCAAGGGAGACGTGTCTTCCGCTGCATACGGGCTGGAACCTGATTTCGTGGAATATCGACACACCTGACGACGACGTTGCCTCGGTTGCAGCCAGTGTGATGGAGAATGCGACTGTCATTCTGAGTTTCGAGCAGGGCGGATTGACATACGATCCGACACTGCCGCAGTTCTCGACATTGAGGTCCGCGGATCATCTCCATGGCTATTGGTTTCTGATGCGGGGTCCCGACACATTGTGCCTGGATGGCCCGCAGGTACCGGACTACACCGGTATTCCGCTTGAGGCAGGGTGGAATATAGCGCCCTATTTCCCGGGGTTCCCGATGTCGGTCGAAATAGCCGACGCTACAATCGCGGATCGTTTGCTCGTGGCGTACAGTTTTGACAACGGCATTCAGATATGGCAGCCGGGCTCGGCGTTTAATACACTGACTGAGATGCATCGCTACAGGGGATACTGGCTGAAGATGGCATCTCCTGGTATATGGTACCAGGTCCGTTCCGACTGCACGATGGTTATCTCGCCCATCACGACGGCGTCGAAGACGCACGAGGATGAGCTGGTTACATCGCCGACATGGGTAAATCTGTACGCACAGACGCTTGTTGTCGACGGCGCCAGGGTACCGGAGGGGACCGGCGTAGTCGCGCGTTCGAAGACCAGCGAGAAGGTCGGGATGGGGTCGGTTGGCGAGAATAGCTCTTTCGGCTTCATGCCTGTGTACGGAAACGTTGAAAGCGCATCAGGCGGGATTGGCGTGGGCGAGCCGTTCTTCCTCGAGATCGATGGTGCTCTCACCAATGAACCAATGGTGTGGTCGGGCAATGGGAATCGACTCGAAGTCCCGGCACTGACGTCAAGAAAGAGCAACCTGCCACACCGGTTCTGGCTTGGCCAGAACTATCCAAATCCGTTCAATCCAACCACCACGATCAGATTCTCGTTGGCGACAGCCGCGCATTACACGCTGACGATCTACAATCTCGCCGGACAGAAAGTGGCGCAGTTTGACGGGGACGGCGACCCGGGCGAACAGACAGTACGATGGGATGCCTCCGGATGCGCTTCCGGGATCTATCTCTACCGTTTGAATGCCGGGGAGTTTACAGCATCACGGAAGATGCTGCTGGTGAAATAA